One part of the Cyprinus carpio isolate SPL01 chromosome B12, ASM1834038v1, whole genome shotgun sequence genome encodes these proteins:
- the LOC109107301 gene encoding delphilin-like isoform X2 produces the protein MKKFLQNKKGRYSLRQNKPGPRYPPKDFFLTMPASNQGWPEEFGFQIGGNGPSYILTVEEGSSAHLSGLQPGDQVLEIEGQNVSSLSAQEVIALAQSQRNIPPSIGVVSRIQQMDITPGPDGRFGFTIVGDCPLLVEDCSPCSPAGRSGLRAGDYVMEVNGIPVKHHEMAAALIKASQGRTLRLGVLCMGSRQKRSSGSLEDSQKDTDGMRQDRKHKALEFNKRVEEILRNEPEVKEKLFAVLKQFAAERKVDWLASVLPDILTTEEQQQLISHIRIFIPKKHRQRFDEAVSQSLLNRMCRSKSLGDPQNRLRRSRSQDHHERTQGSKRASSVPRDTGDDPSQPERGLRKSTTMIPRHYVTGANQRTIRVYRGKKSFGFTLRGHAPVWIDSVMPGSPAEACGLKTGDRILFLNGLDMRNCSHEKVVSMLQGSGAMPTLVVEEGPVDYSLSDSEPEETPTIPRSRSPALSSLQWVAEILPPSIRVHGRTFSQQLEHLLTLQERYTICKALETFFQHRNVDTLIVDVFPVLDTPAKQLIWQFIYQLLTYEEQEHCKSKIARFLGYKSAEPEVGPESHRRSSSMRVSGTSHKNTVRERSSDDCIIGTHLGMGTFTDPVTPEERQCGDGTSFPESPDLSQMSGVYTELENMFPGKSDQSLQSHSSPRAVGMGHAENNTYTQSFTHSNAGNRKSGLSLSWTESFPGPQFEPYQQTVASPDSVDSNPYVSLDSPPASPLPSDEPSPLPQRRKLFTFSRPPRSRDTDKFLDALSEQLGHRVNIVDDFKGGENDYEEMSFQDEQEVNMLPHELSSASSEDHSSSDDSTSVSYSSGSDHIPPPPQSPPPPPPPIQFTDPPSPHPLTPEHLPQPPPAFQHHPIIAPPPPPPRPFLNNRPSLHKVLPTSEELRAQHTHPRRSSPQPSAPPILQLHQPKAHPILQSSPRTSPQPPHATTQHTHLRHPTQSIYHSQQTSAPRTSPNLTKQKSLHSQPSQQSYDGTLSTKVPPPPPPPLPPPCDPPPLPKASPKASDNNHMSVKRLRWEQVENSEGTIWGQLGDDPDYHKLSDMVKYLDLDLYFGTQRNSKPTFLPENFKKKDVVEILSHKKAYNASILIAHLKLSPKELREILMTMSTERLEPAHIKQLLLYAPDDEEVKQFQHYDQDPAKLSEPDQFVRQMLLVPEYKTRLRSLLFKTTVQEKTEEMRGAYECIYKASLELKNSKRLAKILEFVLAMGNYLNNGQPKTNKTTGFKINFLTELNTTKTVDGKSTFLHILAKSLCQHFPELIDFARDLITVPLAAKVNQRTITAELSDLHSTIQDIRTACVKIPATAEDRFASVMSSFLENCHPAVQSLDSLQQRAMDEFHKVASYFGEDSKATTTESFFGIFAEFISKFERALSETQGTENPRSPRIASPLAW, from the exons ATGAAGAAATTCCTCCAGAATAAGAAAGGGAGATACTCCTTACGGCAGAACAAGCCGGGTCCTCGATATCCGCCCAAAGATTTTT TCCTCACCATGCCAGCGTCCAACCAGGGCTGGCCAGAGGAGTTTGGCTTTCAGATAGGGGGGAATGGGCCCAGCTACATCCTGACTGTGGAGGAGGGAAGCAGTGCTCATCTGTCAGGATTGCAACCTGGAGACCAGGTCTTGGAGATTGAGGGCCAGAACGTTTCCAGTCTTAGTGCTCAAGAGGTCATTGCCCTTGCCCAATCACAACGAAACATCCCGCCCAGTATTGGAGTAGTTTCACGCATCCAGCAG ATGGATATCACTCCAGGCCCTGATGGTCGCTTTGGTTTCACTATCGTGGGAGACTGCCCCCTGCTCGTGGAGGACTGCTCCCCCTGCTCCCCAGCAGGTCGTAGTGGTCTCAGAGCTGGAGATTATGTCATGGAGGTGAATGGGATCCCAGTGAAGCACCATGAGATGGCAGCCGCTTTGATAAAGGCGTCTCAGGGCCGCACGCTGCGGCTTGGGGTGCTGTGCATGGGCAGTCGCCAGAAACGCAGCAGTGGGAGTCTAGAGGACTCTCAGAAAGACACAGATGGCATGCGTCAAGACCGCAAACACAAGGCTCTGGAGTTCAATAAGAGG GTTGAGGAGATTTTGAGGAATGAACCAGAGGTGAAAGAGAAACTGTTTGCTGTACTGAAACAGTTTGCTGCGGAGAGGAAGGTAGACTGGCTTGCTTCCGTTCTTCCTGACATCTTGACAACTGAAGAGCAGCAACAGCTCATCTCACACATCAG GATCTTCATTCCCAAGAAGCATCGGCAGCGTTTTGACGAGGCCGTTTCTCAGAGTCTCCTCAACCGCATGTGCCGTAGCAAGAGCCTTGGCGACCCCCAAAACAGGCTCCGCCGAAGCCGAAGTCAAGACCACCATGAGCGCACGCAAGGCTCGAAACGAGCCAGTTCTGTGCCAAGAGATACCGGCGATGACCCGTCCCAACCTGAGCGTGGCCTTAGGAAGAGCACCACCATGATTCCCAGGCACTATGTCACTGGAGCTAACCAGAG AACCATCCGTGTGTATAGGGGGAAGAAGAGTTTTGGGTTTACTCTGAGAGGTCACGCTCCTGTGTGGATCGACTCAGTAATGCCAG GTAGTCCAGCCGAGGCGTGTGGCCTTAAAACAGGAGACCGCATATTGTTCCTCAATGGCCTAGACATGAG GAACTGCTCCCATGAGAAGGTGGTGTCCATGCTGCAGGGCAGTGGGGCCATGCCCACTCTAGTGGTGGAAGAGGGTCCCGTAGATTATTCGCTCTCGGATTCCGAGCCGGAGGAGACCCCCACCATCCCGCGCTCGCGCTCACCAGCCCTCAGCTCCCTGCAGTGGGTGGCCGAGATCCTGCCTCCCAGCATCCGCGTGCACGGCCGTACCTTCAGCCAGCAGCTTGAACACCTCCTCACCCTGCAAGAAAGATATACCATCTGCAAAGCTCTGGAGACCTTCTTCCAGCACAG GAATGTGGACACACTCATTGTAGATGTGTTTCCTGTGCTGGACACTCCAGCCAAGCAGCTGATTTGGCAGTTCATTTACCAGCTGCTGACCTACGAGGAACAGGAACACTGCAAGAGCAAGATCGCCCGCTTCCTGGGCTACAAGAGTGCAG AACCAGAGGTAGGTCCAGAAAGCCACAGACGGAGCAGCTCCATGCGAGTGTCAGGTACCTCTCACAAAAacactgtgagagagagaagcTCAGACGACTGCATTATCGGCACTCACCTGGGAATGG GAACATTCACTGACCCTGTGACTCCAGAGGAAAGACAGTGTGGGGATGGGACTTCCTTCCCAGAGTCCCCAGATCTCAGCCAA ATGTCAGGAGTGTACACGGAGCTTGAGAACATGTTTCCGGGGAAGAGCGACCAGTCTCTCCAGAGTCACTCCTCACCCAGGGCTGTCGGCATGGGCCACGCTGAGAACAATACATACACTCAGTCTTTCACACACAGTAACGCAG GGAACCGTAAGTCAGGCCTCTCTCTTTCATGGACTGAATCCTTTCCTGGCCCTCAGTTTGAGCCGTACCAGCAGACTGTTGCTTCTCCAGACAGTGTGGACTCTAATCCTTATGTTAGTTTAGACAGCCCCCCTGCCTCCCCTCTGCCTTCTGATGAACCCAGTCCTCTGCCCCAGCGCAGGAAGCTCTTCACCTTCTCACGTCCACCTCGCAGCCGAGACACCGACAAATTCCTGGATGCTCTGAGCGAGCAGCTGGGACACCGGGTCAATATCGTGGATGACTTTAAGGGAGGGGAGAATGACTATGAGGAG ATGAGTTTCCAGGATGAGCAGGAAGTGAACATGCTGCCTCACGAGTTAAGCAGTGCCAGCAGTGAAGACCACAGCAGCAGCGATGACTCCACCTCAGTCTCCTACTCCTCAGGCTCTGACCACATCCCTCCTCCCCCACAGAGTCCTCCGCCTCCGCCACCTCCCATCCAGTTCACCGACCCGCCCTCGCCCCATCCCCTCACCCCAGAGCACTTGCCCCAGCCTCCCCCAGCCTTCCAGCACCACCCCATCATAGCTCCGCCCCCACCTCCACCTCGCCCCTTCCTCAATAACCGCCCCTCGTTGCACAAGGTGCTCCCCACCAGTGAGGAGCTCAGGGCCCAGCACACCCATCCCCGACGCTCCTCTCCCCAGCCTAGCGCTCCACCCATTCTACAGCTGCACCAACCGAAGGCTCACCCCATCTTACAGTCATCCCCGCGCACCTCCCCTCAACCCCCTCACgcaaccacacaacacactcacctACGACATCCCACCCAGTCCATCTACCACAGCCAGCAGACCTCTGCTCCCAGAACCTCCCCTAACCTGACCAAACAAAAGAGCCTCCATTCCCAGCCTTCCCAACAAAGCTATGATGGTACGCTCTCAACCAAGGTTCCCCCACCACCGCCACCTCCTTTACCCCCACCTTGTGATCCTCCACCTTTGCCAAAAGCCAGCCCGAAAGCCTCTGACAACAACCACATGAGCGTGAAGAGACTGCGCTGGGAGCAGGTGGAGAACTCTGAAGGAACTATCTGGGGACAG CTTGGAGATGATCCTGATTATCATAAACTCAGTGACATGGTCAAGTACCTGGATCTGGATCTATACTTCGGCACACAGAGGAATTCCA AGCCCACTTTCCTGCCCGAGAACTTTAAAAAGAAAGACGTGGTCGAGATTCTCTCCCATAAAAAGGCCTACAACGCCT CTATCCTCATAGCGCATCTGAAGCTGTCCCCGAAGGAGCTGCGAGAAATCCTCATGACCATGAGCACCGAGCGTCTGGAACCCGCACACATTAAACAACTGTTGCTTTATGCTCCTGATGACGAGGAGGTCAAACAGTTCCAGCATTACGACCAGGACCCGGCCAAACTTAGCGAGCCTGACCAGTTTGTCCGACAG ATGCTTCTAGTTCCTGAGTATAAAACCAGACTGAGGAGTCTTCTTTTTAAGACCACTGTGCAGGAGAAAACCGAAGAAATGAGAGGCGCATATGAATGCATATATAAAGCATCATTAGAGCTTAAAAACAGCAAGAGGTTGGCCAAGATCCTGGAG tttgttttagcaATGGGAAATTATCTGAATAATGGTCAACCCAAGACGAATAAAACAACAggattcaaaattaattttcttacTGAG ctgaacacaacaaaaacagttgaTGGAAAGTCGACGTTTCTCCATATTCTTGCCAAATCATTATGCCAACACTTCCCAGAACTCATCGACTTCGCCAGGGACCTCATAACAGTGCCACTAGCTGCCAAAG TCAATCAGAGGACCATTACTGCTGAGCTCAGTGACCTTCACTCCACCATCCAAGACATAAGAACTGCCTGTGTGAAAATCCCAGCTACCGCAGAGGATCGCTTCGCATCGGTTATGAGT AGCTTTCTGGAAAACTGTCATCCAGCTGTGCAGTCCCTAGACTCCTTGCAGCAAAGAGCAATGGATGAGTTTCATAAAGTGGCCTCCTACTTTGGAGAAGACAGTAAGGCCACGACCACAGAATCCTTCTTTGGCATCTTCGCTGAATTTATCTCCAAATTTGAG AGAGCACTGAGTGAGACGCAAGGAACAGAAAACCCCAGAAGCCCCCGAATAGCCTCGCCGCTGGCATGGTGA
- the LOC109107301 gene encoding delphilin-like isoform X3, with translation MKKFLQNKKGRYSLRQNKPGPRYPPKDFFLTMPASNQGWPEEFGFQIGGNGPSYILTVEEGSSAHLSGLQPGDQVLEIEGQNVSSLSAQEVIALAQSQRNIPPSIGVVSRIQQMDITPGPDGRFGFTIVGDCPLLVEDCSPCSPAGRSGLRAGDYVMEVNGIPVKHHEMAAALIKASQGRTLRLGVLCMGSRQKRSSGSLEDSQKDTDGMRQDRKHKALEFNKRVEEILRNEPEVKEKLFAVLKQFAAERKVDWLASVLPDILTTEEQQQLISHIRIFIPKKHRQRFDEAVSQSLLNRMCRSKSLGDPQNRLRRSRSQDHHERTQGSKRASSVPRDTGDDPSQPERGLRKSTTMIPRHYVTGANQRTIRVYRGKKSFGFTLRGHAPVWIDSVMPGSPAEACGLKTGDRILFLNGLDMRNCSHEKVVSMLQGSGAMPTLVVEEGPVDYSLSDSEPEETPTIPRSRSPALSSLQWVAEILPPSIRVHGRTFSQQLEHLLTLQERYTICKALETFFQHRNVDTLIVDVFPVLDTPAKQLIWQFIYQLLTYEEQEHCKSKIARFLGYKSAEPEVGPESHRRSSSMRVSGTSHKNTVRERSSDDCIIGTHLGMGNRKSGLSLSWTESFPGPQFEPYQQTVASPDSVDSNPYVSLDSPPASPLPSDEPSPLPQRRKLFTFSRPPRSRDTDKFLDALSEQLGHRVNIVDDFKGGENDYEEMSFQDEQEVNMLPHELSSASSEDHSSSDDSTSVSYSSGSDHIPPPPQSPPPPPPPIQFTDPPSPHPLTPEHLPQPPPAFQHHPIIAPPPPPPRPFLNNRPSLHKVLPTSEELRAQHTHPRRSSPQPSAPPILQLHQPKAHPILQSSPRTSPQPPHATTQHTHLRHPTQSIYHSQQTSAPRTSPNLTKQKSLHSQPSQQSYDGTLSTKVPPPPPPPLPPPCDPPPLPKASPKASDNNHMSVKRLRWEQVENSEGTIWGQLGDDPDYHKLSDMVKYLDLDLYFGTQRNSISLPEPTFLPENFKKKDVVEILSHKKAYNASILIAHLKLSPKELREILMTMSTERLEPAHIKQLLLYAPDDEEVKQFQHYDQDPAKLSEPDQFVRQMLLVPEYKTRLRSLLFKTTVQEKTEEMRGAYECIYKASLELKNSKRLAKILEFVLAMGNYLNNGQPKTNKTTGFKINFLTELNTTKTVDGKSTFLHILAKSLCQHFPELIDFARDLITVPLAAKVNQRTITAELSDLHSTIQDIRTACVKIPATAEDRFASVMSSFLENCHPAVQSLDSLQQRAMDEFHKVASYFGEDSKATTTESFFGIFAEFISKFERALSETQGTENPRSPRIASPLAW, from the exons ATGAAGAAATTCCTCCAGAATAAGAAAGGGAGATACTCCTTACGGCAGAACAAGCCGGGTCCTCGATATCCGCCCAAAGATTTTT TCCTCACCATGCCAGCGTCCAACCAGGGCTGGCCAGAGGAGTTTGGCTTTCAGATAGGGGGGAATGGGCCCAGCTACATCCTGACTGTGGAGGAGGGAAGCAGTGCTCATCTGTCAGGATTGCAACCTGGAGACCAGGTCTTGGAGATTGAGGGCCAGAACGTTTCCAGTCTTAGTGCTCAAGAGGTCATTGCCCTTGCCCAATCACAACGAAACATCCCGCCCAGTATTGGAGTAGTTTCACGCATCCAGCAG ATGGATATCACTCCAGGCCCTGATGGTCGCTTTGGTTTCACTATCGTGGGAGACTGCCCCCTGCTCGTGGAGGACTGCTCCCCCTGCTCCCCAGCAGGTCGTAGTGGTCTCAGAGCTGGAGATTATGTCATGGAGGTGAATGGGATCCCAGTGAAGCACCATGAGATGGCAGCCGCTTTGATAAAGGCGTCTCAGGGCCGCACGCTGCGGCTTGGGGTGCTGTGCATGGGCAGTCGCCAGAAACGCAGCAGTGGGAGTCTAGAGGACTCTCAGAAAGACACAGATGGCATGCGTCAAGACCGCAAACACAAGGCTCTGGAGTTCAATAAGAGG GTTGAGGAGATTTTGAGGAATGAACCAGAGGTGAAAGAGAAACTGTTTGCTGTACTGAAACAGTTTGCTGCGGAGAGGAAGGTAGACTGGCTTGCTTCCGTTCTTCCTGACATCTTGACAACTGAAGAGCAGCAACAGCTCATCTCACACATCAG GATCTTCATTCCCAAGAAGCATCGGCAGCGTTTTGACGAGGCCGTTTCTCAGAGTCTCCTCAACCGCATGTGCCGTAGCAAGAGCCTTGGCGACCCCCAAAACAGGCTCCGCCGAAGCCGAAGTCAAGACCACCATGAGCGCACGCAAGGCTCGAAACGAGCCAGTTCTGTGCCAAGAGATACCGGCGATGACCCGTCCCAACCTGAGCGTGGCCTTAGGAAGAGCACCACCATGATTCCCAGGCACTATGTCACTGGAGCTAACCAGAG AACCATCCGTGTGTATAGGGGGAAGAAGAGTTTTGGGTTTACTCTGAGAGGTCACGCTCCTGTGTGGATCGACTCAGTAATGCCAG GTAGTCCAGCCGAGGCGTGTGGCCTTAAAACAGGAGACCGCATATTGTTCCTCAATGGCCTAGACATGAG GAACTGCTCCCATGAGAAGGTGGTGTCCATGCTGCAGGGCAGTGGGGCCATGCCCACTCTAGTGGTGGAAGAGGGTCCCGTAGATTATTCGCTCTCGGATTCCGAGCCGGAGGAGACCCCCACCATCCCGCGCTCGCGCTCACCAGCCCTCAGCTCCCTGCAGTGGGTGGCCGAGATCCTGCCTCCCAGCATCCGCGTGCACGGCCGTACCTTCAGCCAGCAGCTTGAACACCTCCTCACCCTGCAAGAAAGATATACCATCTGCAAAGCTCTGGAGACCTTCTTCCAGCACAG GAATGTGGACACACTCATTGTAGATGTGTTTCCTGTGCTGGACACTCCAGCCAAGCAGCTGATTTGGCAGTTCATTTACCAGCTGCTGACCTACGAGGAACAGGAACACTGCAAGAGCAAGATCGCCCGCTTCCTGGGCTACAAGAGTGCAG AACCAGAGGTAGGTCCAGAAAGCCACAGACGGAGCAGCTCCATGCGAGTGTCAGGTACCTCTCACAAAAacactgtgagagagagaagcTCAGACGACTGCATTATCGGCACTCACCTGGGAATGG GGAACCGTAAGTCAGGCCTCTCTCTTTCATGGACTGAATCCTTTCCTGGCCCTCAGTTTGAGCCGTACCAGCAGACTGTTGCTTCTCCAGACAGTGTGGACTCTAATCCTTATGTTAGTTTAGACAGCCCCCCTGCCTCCCCTCTGCCTTCTGATGAACCCAGTCCTCTGCCCCAGCGCAGGAAGCTCTTCACCTTCTCACGTCCACCTCGCAGCCGAGACACCGACAAATTCCTGGATGCTCTGAGCGAGCAGCTGGGACACCGGGTCAATATCGTGGATGACTTTAAGGGAGGGGAGAATGACTATGAGGAG ATGAGTTTCCAGGATGAGCAGGAAGTGAACATGCTGCCTCACGAGTTAAGCAGTGCCAGCAGTGAAGACCACAGCAGCAGCGATGACTCCACCTCAGTCTCCTACTCCTCAGGCTCTGACCACATCCCTCCTCCCCCACAGAGTCCTCCGCCTCCGCCACCTCCCATCCAGTTCACCGACCCGCCCTCGCCCCATCCCCTCACCCCAGAGCACTTGCCCCAGCCTCCCCCAGCCTTCCAGCACCACCCCATCATAGCTCCGCCCCCACCTCCACCTCGCCCCTTCCTCAATAACCGCCCCTCGTTGCACAAGGTGCTCCCCACCAGTGAGGAGCTCAGGGCCCAGCACACCCATCCCCGACGCTCCTCTCCCCAGCCTAGCGCTCCACCCATTCTACAGCTGCACCAACCGAAGGCTCACCCCATCTTACAGTCATCCCCGCGCACCTCCCCTCAACCCCCTCACgcaaccacacaacacactcacctACGACATCCCACCCAGTCCATCTACCACAGCCAGCAGACCTCTGCTCCCAGAACCTCCCCTAACCTGACCAAACAAAAGAGCCTCCATTCCCAGCCTTCCCAACAAAGCTATGATGGTACGCTCTCAACCAAGGTTCCCCCACCACCGCCACCTCCTTTACCCCCACCTTGTGATCCTCCACCTTTGCCAAAAGCCAGCCCGAAAGCCTCTGACAACAACCACATGAGCGTGAAGAGACTGCGCTGGGAGCAGGTGGAGAACTCTGAAGGAACTATCTGGGGACAG CTTGGAGATGATCCTGATTATCATAAACTCAGTGACATGGTCAAGTACCTGGATCTGGATCTATACTTCGGCACACAGAGGAATTCCA tctctcttccaGAGCCCACTTTCCTGCCCGAGAACTTTAAAAAGAAAGACGTGGTCGAGATTCTCTCCCATAAAAAGGCCTACAACGCCT CTATCCTCATAGCGCATCTGAAGCTGTCCCCGAAGGAGCTGCGAGAAATCCTCATGACCATGAGCACCGAGCGTCTGGAACCCGCACACATTAAACAACTGTTGCTTTATGCTCCTGATGACGAGGAGGTCAAACAGTTCCAGCATTACGACCAGGACCCGGCCAAACTTAGCGAGCCTGACCAGTTTGTCCGACAG ATGCTTCTAGTTCCTGAGTATAAAACCAGACTGAGGAGTCTTCTTTTTAAGACCACTGTGCAGGAGAAAACCGAAGAAATGAGAGGCGCATATGAATGCATATATAAAGCATCATTAGAGCTTAAAAACAGCAAGAGGTTGGCCAAGATCCTGGAG tttgttttagcaATGGGAAATTATCTGAATAATGGTCAACCCAAGACGAATAAAACAACAggattcaaaattaattttcttacTGAG ctgaacacaacaaaaacagttgaTGGAAAGTCGACGTTTCTCCATATTCTTGCCAAATCATTATGCCAACACTTCCCAGAACTCATCGACTTCGCCAGGGACCTCATAACAGTGCCACTAGCTGCCAAAG TCAATCAGAGGACCATTACTGCTGAGCTCAGTGACCTTCACTCCACCATCCAAGACATAAGAACTGCCTGTGTGAAAATCCCAGCTACCGCAGAGGATCGCTTCGCATCGGTTATGAGT AGCTTTCTGGAAAACTGTCATCCAGCTGTGCAGTCCCTAGACTCCTTGCAGCAAAGAGCAATGGATGAGTTTCATAAAGTGGCCTCCTACTTTGGAGAAGACAGTAAGGCCACGACCACAGAATCCTTCTTTGGCATCTTCGCTGAATTTATCTCCAAATTTGAG AGAGCACTGAGTGAGACGCAAGGAACAGAAAACCCCAGAAGCCCCCGAATAGCCTCGCCGCTGGCATGGTGA